The nucleotide window ACGCACGGTGCCCATGGCCCCCTGGTAGGCGGTGGAGCTCTCCGCCAGGGCCCCGCCGACCGAGGCCGAGAGGTCCGCCTTGGCGGCCTCCACCTGCGGGCTGACGTCATAGGTGGGCGTGGGCGCCACGCTGCCGGGCGTCTCCTGGACCTGGATGAAGAGGTGGCCCTCTCCCATGCGCACCACCTGGGTGTCCCCGCCCGAGGTCCGGTGAATGCGCCACACGGGGTTGTCCTCCTGGAAGTCGTGGGTGAGGGCCGTCTGGCTCGCCTTGTTCCACCCCAGCAGCGTCTGGTCCCCCTGGCCGTCCTGGGGCGTGCGCACGCCTTCCTTCCAGTCGATGAAGCGCACCAGCTCGGCGTGCTCGAAGTGGAGCGCCACCAGGACGCGCGTGTTCTTGTACGGGGGGAAGAAGAAGTGGCCCGGGAGCTGGTTGGGCTCGGCGGGAACGCTCACCGTCTGGTTCCACAGCGGCACCGTCATCCGGAACGAGTGGAGGGAGGTCTTCTCGTCCTCGACGATGAGGTAGCGCCGGTCCTGGACGTCGCCCCCCGGGCTGTGCACCAGGCCCTCCACGTGAATGGGGTAGCGCGGGGCACGGTAGGCGGGCAGGGTGGTCAGCGTCTCCGAGGCGGGCTCCAGCCGGACCGAGAGGAGGCAGTCGTAGGCGGTGGCGGGGTGGTGCTGGCCGTCATCGGCCTCGCCGCTCAGGGCGTGCGCCTCCAGCGTCAGGTGGAGCACCCGCTGGTCCTCATCGAGCCCCTTCATTCCCGAGGGCCACAGGGGCCCTTCCAGGCGCAGCAGCGCGCCGGGGAAGATGTCCACCGAGGGGAGCTGCTTGAAGGCCACCTCAAGCTGGGCGCTCCGCACCTGCAAGCGCGTCTTCTCCCGCTTTTGCTGCTGCTCGGCCACGGTGGCCAGCGGCGTCCGCAGCATCACGTCGTGGGACACGCCCGCGACGGCCTGGGGCTGTTCGAGCGCCACGGTGGTGGGCCCCTGGGCCACCGCGTTGAGCACCCGGACCCCGTGACGGATGGGCGGCGGCAGGTGCACCCTCACGTCCTGCACCTCCTCGCGGCCCAGGGGCGCCGCCTGAAGCGAGGAGGACTTGTCCGCGGTCAGCGCGTACTGGTTCTGCGCGCTGTTGTAGCTCCAGACGCCGTTGTGCGTGGCCACGTACCAGAGGACGAAGTCGTAGAAGCTCACCCCCGGGGCATCCGCGCCCAGGGCGAGGCACAGCATGGGTTGCTTCTGCTGGAGCACCGTCCAGTCGTAGGTGAGCTGGAGGCTGGCCTTGTGCGCTTCGAGCACCTCGCGCATCGAGATGTCCGTGTACAGCTCGATGGGGCGGTGCTGGCGCCAGAGCACCTGGGCGGGGTCGGCGAACTCCAGGGTATAGCGGCGGAAGAACTGCTCGACGCCCTGGAGGGTGCCATGGCCCTCCGTGGTGACGCGGCGGCCGCGGACGAGCCCCTGAACCACCAGGGGCGTGGGGGCCGAGAACTCTCCCCCAGACACCGACAGCTTCACCTGGAGCAGATCGGGCTTCTGCAGGGCGGTGAAGAGCGCCGAGTCCTTCTTCTGCAGGGTGGACCAGAAGGTCACCGACGCGGTGAAGCCGTACGGGGCCAGGTGCACCGAGAGGTGTTTCACCTGGCCGCCCGGAATGGAGAAGGACTGGCCGCCGAGGGTGAGCGTCAGCTCGATCTGGAGCCCCTCCTGGATGGCCGTTCTCATGGCGGAGACCTCCCTCTCTGCCGGTCATCTTCAAGGATGCCCTCCGGCCCGTCAACGCAGGGGCACGGTGAACTCAAGCTGCAGGGGCGTGCCCGCGAGCTCGGGCCGGAGGGTGGCCCGCACGTGCAGCCCGCTTTCCGCCTTCCCGAGGGGCACTACGCGCGCCTGGAGCGGACAGGGCTTCCCGGAGCCCAGCGAGAGGAACGCCTCGGCGGCCGGGACGAAGGTGGCGGCCACCGTCTCGGGGCGGGTCCCCTCGGGCAGGCTCGCGGCGAACGCCTGGCTCAGGCGCAGCAGCCGGCCGGTGAGCACCTGGGCCGGGAGGTGTGCCGCATCGCGGCCCCCGTACAGGGACGGCGCCGTGGGCCCCAGCATCACCCCGTTCGAGTCCCAGCCGCCGCTCACGCCCAGCAGGCCCCGCGCCGCCAGCCGCTCTTGCTCCCGCAGGGAGAGGACGGCCTGGGTGGCCACCGCGCCGCGGGCCTCTGGCCGCCACACCGCGGGCGCAGGGCTGCCGCTGCCGGGGCCCACGAGCCGGGCGAAGGTGCGGGTGTTCCGGAGGCTGGAGGTCAACAGGACCGCCACGGCGAGCGCGGGGGGGGCGAAGCACTCGCGGTGCACGGCGCCCTGGCGCTCGGCCATCATCACCACGGGGTTGAGCGCCGCGTAGAGCCAGCGTGTGGACTCCTCGGTGCGCAGCGCGTCCCATGCCGCCGCGGGCAGCGCCCTCGGTGCGCCGTCCGTCCGCGTGCCGTCCGTGGCGAGGGCCGTGGGGACGGAGGCCACGATGGGAACCCAGGCCTGTTCGCCCAGCAGCGCGAGCGGTTGCAAGGCCTCCGGGCCGTCGAGCTCATCGGCGATGAAGCAGGCATCGGGGCGCTGGAGGGGCTCGGCGTCGAGCCGCCGCGCCAGGGCCTCTTCCAGCTGGTGTGGCGCCACGTCCAGCACCTCGATGTCCAGCTCCGGGCAGGAGGCCCCGTGCTCCCCCAGCCAGTGCAACCCGCGCCAGGAGGACTCCAGCCGGGCCACGGCTGGGGACTGGAGGATGTCGCACGCGGTGGCGAAGAGCGCCTCCTCGAGGACGGCCAGCGCGGCCCGGTGGGCGCTCTGGGAGGAGCGGGCCCCGTGAAGCGCCTGGACCATGTCCGAGGCCAGGAGGCCGGGCCCGAGGGTGGCGCCGAGCTCCGCCCGCTCCTCCGCGGACAGCCCGCGCTCGCCGCGAAGGGCCTCGTGCAGGGTGCGCAAGGCGCTCAGGCCGGGAACCGCGCCGATGACTTCCCCGAGCTGGAAGGCGTCCAGCGAGGCGAAGGAGACCTCGTGGAAGAGCGCATCGCTGGAGCCGATGCGGTCCCGGACCGTGACGCCCAAGGCGCGGGCGGCCTGGCCGAACCGCCCGGCCCAATCACTCGCAGTGAGTGAGAAAGCGTGCCCCGAGGGCGTGGGCAGGAAGGCGCCCGCGACCAGCCAGCGCACTCGGGGTGAAGAGGGGGAACGGAGCATGTGTCTCCTGGAGGGCTGAATTTCTCAAAACGTGAAAACAAGTAAACGTTGACAGGCCCTGGAGGGTGCATTTACTGTTCTACAAGATTTTGCCGCTACCGCTGCAATGCAACGCGAGCCTGTCTATGGGGATGGGCCTTCTCGGGGTGCGAACATGACGAAACACGGTGTGGTCGGGACGATTGCTGGCGCGTTTGTCGTACTGTGTGGGATGCCTGCCCTCGCGCAGACGCGGACGCCCTGGCAGATGCACAACGGCCTGGAGGTCTCGGCCACGAACCCCCACGGGCTCAAGAAGTTCACCTGTAACCCCACGGTCCACGGTCAGGAGTGTGAGTACGACGTGGCCACCATTCCGACGCAGTCGGACTCGGGCTGGTCCATCGCGCCCAACGGCGAGACCATCGGCTTCTCCATCCCCTCGCGCGTGTGCCATGCGCCCGTCACCTGCTTTGGCTACGGCGACTTCACCTACTTCCAGACCCTGGTGGATGTGCCGGCCAACGTGGCGGTGACCCAGTTCACCATCGCCTTCAACGGCATGGACGATGGCTCGCGCGTCACCATCTTCAACTCGCAGTATCCCGCGGGCTTCGTCATCCCCGGCAGCTACGTCTACTTCGGCGGCTCCGGCACCACGAACCTCGGCCCCTACGTGAAGTCGGGTGAGGTCAACCGCGTGGTCATCACCCAGGTGGACGACTGCTGCTCGGAGAACAACCTCGACAGCGCCAAGGTGGTGCTCAATGGCCAGCCGGTCGAGTCCAGCTGCGAGTCGGACGCCGCGTGCGATGACGGCAACTCCTGTACCTCGGACATCTGCGGGGCGGACGGCAAGTGTGTGAGCCACACGCTGGCGTGCGTGGGCGGCGAGCTGTGCAACCCCCAGACGCCGGCGGCCAACGCCCTGGCCTCCTTCAGCCCCAACAGCGCCTCCCAGCAGTCCACCAGCACCTGCACGGTGTTCCCCACCAACATCCAGATTGCCCTGAACGGCCCGCAGCACCTGCTGCTCGAGTGCGGCGTGGACTCCTGGGTGGACCAGGGTGCGGTGGCCACGGATGCCTGCGGCCCGGTGGAAGTCGTCACGCACAACTCCGGCCATGACGCGTACGGCCCCGGCCCGAACACCTGCTCCGAGGGCACCTACTCGGTGCAGTACCGTGCCCTGGACGCGCAGAACCACGAAGTGCAGGTGGTCCGCTCGGTGCAGGTGGAGGACACCCTGGTGCCGGTGCTGACGCTCAAGGGCTCCGCGCACGAGTACCACAAGTGCGGCAGCCAGTGGGTGGACCCGGGCGCCGACTCCTTCGACGAGTGCTACGGCAACATCTCCGCCGAGGTGAAGACGACTGGCTACGTGAACGGCTGGGTGCCGGGCCTCTACACGGTGACCTACTCCGTGACGGACAGCGGCGGGAACTCCGCGGTGCCGCAGACCCGCACCGTCGAGGTCGCCAACTGCCCCTGGTAGTTCCCGGGACAGCGCAACGCTGCTGAAGAAGGGGTTGGGGGCGGCCAGGGCCGTCTCCAGCCCCTTCGGCGTTTTCGGGCCGGTGCTGATAGCCTCGGGGGTGGATGGCCCGCCTTCTTGCCCCTTCGCAGCGCTGGTTGTTTGGCCGGGAGACCGACCTGGCCGTCTTCGCGGGCACCGCGCTCCTGTCCGTGGCGCTGGTGGCCGCGGCGCCCTGGCTCGGCGCGGGGGGGGACACGCCCCTGTGGGCCTGGGCGCTGCTCGTCGTCTGTGTGGATGTGGCGCACGTCTGGTCCACGGTGTTCCGCACCTATCTGGACCGCGAGGAGCTGCTCCGGCGCCCGGCGCTGTATGCGCTCGCCCCGCTCGCCGCCTACGTGCTCGGCGTCCTGGCCTATCTCGTCTCCCCGGGGCTGTTCTGGCGCCTCTTCGCCTACACCGCCCTGTTCCACTTTGTGCGCCAACAATATGGCTGGGGGGCGCTCTACGCGCGCAAGGCGCGGGTCTCGGACGCGGAGCGGCGGTGGGACGCGGCGGCCCTCTACGCGGCCACGCTGGGGCCCGTCGTGTGGTGGCACGCGAACCTGCCGCGCGAGTTCTGGTGGTTCGTGGAGAACGACTTCGTCCCGGGTTTGCCCGGGTGGGTGGGCACGCTCGCGCTCGGGCTGCATGCCTGTGTGCTGGCCGGGTGGGCGGGCTTCCAGGCCCTGCGGGTGGTGCGGGGCGAGGGGCTCCAGGCGGGCAAGGTGCTGCTGGTGCTCGCCACGTGGGTGACGTGGTTCGGGGGCATCGTGGTGGCGCGGGATGACTTCGCGTTCACGGTGATGAACGTGCTCTTGCATGGGGTGCCGTACTTCGCGCTCCTGTTCCGGTACGCGCGCGGGCGCCACGCGGAAGGGGGCTACGGGCCGTGGGCGCCGCTCCTGCGCGCCGGGCTGCCGGGCTTCCTGCTGTTCCTGGGGGCGCTGGCGTTCGCCGAGGAGTTCCTGTGGGACCAGCTCGTCTGGCACGAGCGGCCCCGGCTCTTCGGGGACGGGGGCCTTCTGCTTCCACCGGACGTGCTGGCGCTGGTGGTGCCGCTGCTGGCGCTGCCTCAGGCCACGCACTACCTGCTGGATGCCTTCATCTGGAAGGCGGGCAAGGACCCGGCCCTGCTCGGCCGGCTCGGGTGGCGCGCGCCCGCGCGGGAAGGTTCGCCATTGGGCACGGCCGCGCCGTCTCCAGTAGCCATGGCGCACTCCACGGACTAATTCGGGGGGACCTATGCCCCGACTCCTGCTTGTCTCCAACCGGCTTCCCGTCACCGTCAAGACAGAGAAGGACCAGGTCTCCGTGGTGCGCAGCGCGGGCGGGCTGGCCACCGGCCTGAGTGGGCCACACGAGCGCTCCGGTGGGCTGTGGGTGGGCTGGCCCGGCGATGTCTCCCGCCTGTCCCAGGCGCAGCGGGCCAAGTTGGAGGAGCAGCTCGCGGGGCTGCGCTGCGTGCCGCTGTACCTCAGCGCCAGCGAGGTCAGCCGCTTCTACGAGGGGTATTCCAACCGGGTCCTCTGGCCGCTGTGCCACTACCTGCTGGAGCGCGTGCCCCGGCAGGACCGGGACTGGGACTCGTATGTGAAGGTCAACGAGCGCTTCGCGGAGCTGGCGGCGAGCCACTACCAACCGGGCGACACCATCTGGGTGCATGACTACCAGCTGATGCTGGTGCCGGGGCTGCTGCGCAAGCGCCTGCCCGAGGCGCGCATCGGGTTCTTCCACCACATTCCGTTCCCCTCGAGCGAGATCTTCCGCACGCTGCCCCGCCGGGAGGCGCTGGTGCGGGGCCTGCTGGGCGCGGACCTCGTGGGCTTCCACACGACCAGCTACGTGCACCACTTCTCCAACACGATGCTGCAGGTGCTGGGGCTGGAGACGGAGGTGGACCACGTCACCTACGAGGGCCGCACCGTGCACCTGGGGGCCTTCCCCATGGGCATCGACGCGGAGGCCTTCGACCGCCTGGCGCGCGAGCCGGGCACGCTGGAGGAGGTGAAGGTGCTGCGCGAGCGCGCGGTGGGGCAGCGGCTGCTGGTGGGCGTGGACCGGCTGGACTACACGAAGGGGATTCCCCGGCGGCTGCTGGCCGTGCAGCGCGTGCTGGAGCGCGAGCCCTCCCTGCGCGGGCGGCTGCGGTTCATCCAGGTGGCGGTGCCCAGCCGCACCCAGGTGGAGGACTACGCCGCCTACCGCGAGCAGGTGGACGAGCTGGTGGGCCGCATCAACGGCCTCTACGGCAACATGCACAACGTCCCGGTGCACTACCTCTACCGCTCCCTCAACGAGCGGCAGCTGGCGGCGCTGTACCGGGGGGCGGATGTGATGCTGGTGACGCCCATCCGGGACGGGATGAACCTGGTGGCCAAGGAGTTCTGCGCGGCGAGGCCGGACGAGGACGGGGTGCTGCTGCTGAGCGAGTTCGCGGGCGCCGCCAACGAGCTGTGCGAGGCCACGTTCGTCAATCCCTATGATGTCGAGGGCATGGCGGACGCCATCCTGAAGGCGCTGGACATGCCCGCCTCGGAGCGCCAGCCGCGCATGCGCGCCCTGCGCGAGCGGGTGAAGGCCCACGATGTGCACTGGTGGGTGGGCCGCTTCCTGGACACGCTCCAGGCCATTCCCACCCCGGTCAAGCCGCAGGCCTCGGGAGGGGCCCCGGAGGTGATGGCGCGGCTCAAGGCGGCCGGGCGGCGGGCGCTGCTGCTCGACTATGACGGGACGCTCGTGGGGTACGTGGCGCGGCCGGAGCTGGCCACGCCGGACGCGGCGCTGAAGTCGCTGCTGGCGCAGGTGGCGGCGCTGCCCAACACGTCCGTGCACATCGTCAGCGGCCGGGCCCGGGAGACGCTGGAGGCGTGGCTGGGAGACTTGCCGGTGGGGCTGCACGGCGAGCATGGGCTCTGGTCCCGGCCGAAGCCCGGCGGCGAGTGGAAGATGCTGGAGGGCGTGTCCACCGATTGGAAGGCGCAGGCGCGTCCGCTGCTGGACTCCTTCACCACGCGCGTGCCGGGCTCCTTCGTGGAGGAGAAGACCGCGTCGCTGGCGTGGCACTACCGGCAGGTGGATGCCGGCTATGGCGCCTCGCAGGCCCGCGAGCTGCGGATGAAGCTGATGGAGGCGTTCGCGCAGGGGCCGATGGAGGTGCTGCCCGGGGACAAGGTGGTGGAGGTGCGCCCCCGGGGCGTGCACAAGGGCCGCGTGGTGACTCAGGTGATGGAGGCCCTGGGGCCCGGGGTCCTGGTGGCGGCCTTCGGCGATGACCGCACGGATGAGGACCTGTTCGGCGCGGTGCCCGAGGATGGGATTTCCGTCCACGCCGGCGGCAGGCCCACCCGCGCGGCCTACCGGGTGTCCGGTCCGGACGAGGTGCGGCGCATCCTCGCCTCGTTGCTGGAGCGGTGAGCGCAGTTGCCCGTGAACGAAGGAACGATTACTCCTGCGCCGCAAGGAGAGCGTTTCATCGATGGAGACCCCCCGTCCGCCGCGCGGAGCCCCTGTGCTTGGGACCGCGGTGCTGCTCCTCCTGGTTCCTTTGTGCTCCTACTGGGAGACGGTTTTTCACCGTTTCGGGTTTCGCGATGACTACTCCATCCTCCGCGAGGCCCGGGAGGAGCCCGGGAAGATTCTGAGGGTGTGCTCGTCGCAGGGGCGCATCCTCTATGGCTGGCTCTTGGAGATGTCCGCGCGCGCGGCGGGGGACATCGAGGGGCTGTGCTGGATGCGGCTCGCCAGCGTGGTGTGCCTGGGGCTGCTCGCCTCGGCGGTGTTCCTGCTGCTGCTCCGGGCGGGGTGGTCGCTGGCGCCGGCGGCGCTGCTCGCGGCCTTCATGCCGCTGACGCCCTCGGCGCAGGTGCTGGCGAGCTGGGCCATCTGCTGGCCGCACGCGCTGGCGTTGCTGCTGGCCACGGGCGCCTTCGCGCTGGCGGATCAGAGCCTCCGCGCCGGGTCGCGCCGCCTCGTCCAGGCCGGCGGGGGGCTGGGCGCGGTGCTGCTCATGGCCGCGGCCACGCTCACCTACCAGTCCAACAGCCTCTTCTATGTGGTGCTGGTGGCCGCCACGCTCGTGGTGCGGCGGCAGGACACGTTCGGGGGCAGCGTCCGGTGGATGGTGCGCCACCTGTGCGTCGTGGGCGCGGGGCTCGGCGTGGCGTTCGCCGTCTCCCAGGCCACCTTCGCGGCCCACGTCTTCACGCGCTCGCCGCGCATCCGCTTCGAGACGCACTGGGTGAGCAAGGCCCTCTGGATGGTGACCCACGTCCTGCCGGACGCGCTGGCACAGCCGGCGCTCGATGGCGCCCGGGGCATTGCCGCGGTGGCGTACTGGCTCATGGTGCTGGGGGCGGTGGCGGTCATCTCCGTGGGCACCGTGATGGAGCGCCGGCGCATCGGCCCCGCGGGCGGCTGGCGGTGGCTCCTGGGCATGGTGGCGCTGTCGGGGGCGGCCTACTCCGTCAGCTTCCTCGCGGCGGAGCGCTTTCCCACCTACCGCACCATCTACGCGCTCACCGGGGTGTGGAGCGTCTTCATCGCCGCGGCGCTGGTGAACATCGGCCGGCTGCTGCCCGGCAGAGGCCGGCAGGTGGCCGTCGCGGGGCTCGCGGGCGCCGTGCTCGTGGGCGCGCTGCTCGCGCGGTGGCAGTCCTTCGAACTGTTCGCGGTGCCCCAGGGCCGGGAGCTT belongs to Stigmatella erecta and includes:
- a CDS encoding bifunctional alpha,alpha-trehalose-phosphate synthase (UDP-forming)/trehalose-phosphatase, encoding MPRLLLVSNRLPVTVKTEKDQVSVVRSAGGLATGLSGPHERSGGLWVGWPGDVSRLSQAQRAKLEEQLAGLRCVPLYLSASEVSRFYEGYSNRVLWPLCHYLLERVPRQDRDWDSYVKVNERFAELAASHYQPGDTIWVHDYQLMLVPGLLRKRLPEARIGFFHHIPFPSSEIFRTLPRREALVRGLLGADLVGFHTTSYVHHFSNTMLQVLGLETEVDHVTYEGRTVHLGAFPMGIDAEAFDRLAREPGTLEEVKVLRERAVGQRLLVGVDRLDYTKGIPRRLLAVQRVLEREPSLRGRLRFIQVAVPSRTQVEDYAAYREQVDELVGRINGLYGNMHNVPVHYLYRSLNERQLAALYRGADVMLVTPIRDGMNLVAKEFCAARPDEDGVLLLSEFAGAANELCEATFVNPYDVEGMADAILKALDMPASERQPRMRALRERVKAHDVHWWVGRFLDTLQAIPTPVKPQASGGAPEVMARLKAAGRRALLLDYDGTLVGYVARPELATPDAALKSLLAQVAALPNTSVHIVSGRARETLEAWLGDLPVGLHGEHGLWSRPKPGGEWKMLEGVSTDWKAQARPLLDSFTTRVPGSFVEEKTASLAWHYRQVDAGYGASQARELRMKLMEAFAQGPMEVLPGDKVVEVRPRGVHKGRVVTQVMEALGPGVLVAAFGDDRTDEDLFGAVPEDGISVHAGGRPTRAAYRVSGPDEVRRILASLLER
- a CDS encoding type VI secretion system contractile sheath large subunit; its protein translation is MLRSPSSPRVRWLVAGAFLPTPSGHAFSLTASDWAGRFGQAARALGVTVRDRIGSSDALFHEVSFASLDAFQLGEVIGAVPGLSALRTLHEALRGERGLSAEERAELGATLGPGLLASDMVQALHGARSSQSAHRAALAVLEEALFATACDILQSPAVARLESSWRGLHWLGEHGASCPELDIEVLDVAPHQLEEALARRLDAEPLQRPDACFIADELDGPEALQPLALLGEQAWVPIVASVPTALATDGTRTDGAPRALPAAAWDALRTEESTRWLYAALNPVVMMAERQGAVHRECFAPPALAVAVLLTSSLRNTRTFARLVGPGSGSPAPAVWRPEARGAVATQAVLSLREQERLAARGLLGVSGGWDSNGVMLGPTAPSLYGGRDAAHLPAQVLTGRLLRLSQAFAASLPEGTRPETVAATFVPAAEAFLSLGSGKPCPLQARVVPLGKAESGLHVRATLRPELAGTPLQLEFTVPLR
- a CDS encoding DUF5011 domain-containing protein; translated protein: MPALAQTRTPWQMHNGLEVSATNPHGLKKFTCNPTVHGQECEYDVATIPTQSDSGWSIAPNGETIGFSIPSRVCHAPVTCFGYGDFTYFQTLVDVPANVAVTQFTIAFNGMDDGSRVTIFNSQYPAGFVIPGSYVYFGGSGTTNLGPYVKSGEVNRVVITQVDDCCSENNLDSAKVVLNGQPVESSCESDAACDDGNSCTSDICGADGKCVSHTLACVGGELCNPQTPAANALASFSPNSASQQSTSTCTVFPTNIQIALNGPQHLLLECGVDSWVDQGAVATDACGPVEVVTHNSGHDAYGPGPNTCSEGTYSVQYRALDAQNHEVQVVRSVQVEDTLVPVLTLKGSAHEYHKCGSQWVDPGADSFDECYGNISAEVKTTGYVNGWVPGLYTVTYSVTDSGGNSAVPQTRTVEVANCPW